The Flammeovirga yaeyamensis genome segment TGGTCGACCATGCTGGATGAATACAAAAAGATTGAAGAAGAAAATTTTGTTTCTCTTCGCATGCGGACCAAAGAGTCTGTATGGCCTGCACTAAAGAAGTTTTTAACGAAAGATAAAAGCAATACACTTATGGATTAGTCCTAAGTGTATTGATATCAATAATTAAACATTTTGTGATGGATTGGGTATTAAAAGATTTAGCAGAATGGAACGATAAAATTGAAGAAATTGCACAAGACTTGGGTTTGGATTATTATCCACAAGAATTCGAAGTCTGCGATTACCATGATATGTTAGGGTATCAATCGTATGTAGGTATGCCTTCTCGATATCCACACTGGAGTTTTGGAAAATCTTTCGAAAAGCAAAACACCATGTACAAATTAGGTATGGGTGGTTTAGCTTACGAAATGGTGATTAACTCCAATCCTTGCTTGGCTTATCTAATGATTGATAACCCACTAGCCATGCAAATTTTGGTAATGGCCCATGTTTATGGTCATAATGATTTCTTCAAAAACAACATCAACTTCTCTCATACGAGGGCAGAATTTGCCTTGGAAACATTTAAACTTAATGCTGAGAGAATTCGCTCTTATGTAGAAACTCCTAGTATCGGGTATCAAGGAGTAGAAAAAATACTTGATGCTGCCCATGCTATTAGTTTCCATGTGGATAGAAATCAAAGAATTGTCCGATTATCTGAGGATCAACAAAGACAACAGTATTTTCATCACCTAAATAAAGAAAAGGAGAATTGGGATGATTTAAAAAATGAAGAAAAAGAAGATGATTTCATTCCGGCTTTATCCGAAGATCTTTTACTGTTTATTCTAGAGAATAGTCGCTTCCTTCAAAGTTGGGAAAAAGACATTCTTAGAATCGTAAGAGAAGAAACACTTTATTTCCTTCCACAGATGGAAACAAAAATTATGAATGAAGGATGGGCTAGTTTTTGGCATTACACCATTTTACATAAGCTGAACCTCCCTCCTGCGATGCATGTTGACTTTATCCGTTCCCATAATCAAGTAATAAGACCACATGTGGGAGGTTTAAATCCTTATCATATTGGTTTTCATTTGATGCAACATTTGGCTGGTACGAAGAACTCATTTGAAGAAGGTATCAATCCTCAAATTTTTGATATTAGAACAATAGATAGAGATTCATCATTCTTAAGAAGATTCCTTACTCAGGATCTCATGGAAGAACTCGGTCTTTTTGAATATGAACAAAATAACGGAAAAGTATCTGTTTCGAATGTATCTAATGACTTTAAAGGGTGGAAAGAAGTGAGAGATACTTTGATTAAGCAAGTGGGTACAGGAAGTATTCCGATTATTAAAGTAAAAGGAGTTTCTCCACTTTCCAACGCCTTATTATTGGTTCATGAATTTGACGGCAGAGAATTAGAACTTGGATATGTAAGTAAAACCATGGAACATATCTCTACCTTATGGTCTCAATTCCCTGTACATTTGGAAACACAAGTCGAAAATCAAGAAGTGACTTGTATCTACGAAAAAGGGAACTTTAGAGTAGAGAGTAACTCCGAAGAAAAAGAAAGTGCCTAAAGAAATTTTTAAATACGACCGCTTTTAGATTCATTTACTTGAGCATATTTGATAAATAAATACGTCAAATATGCTCTTATTTTATACATTAACGTTTTCGTCATCAAAAAATATGAGTTAAGTCATAAAAAAATCGTTCTTTTGCAGTTCGAACAAATAAAATAGTTTTGGGGATTTTTAGAAATATGTCGCGCAAAGACACAGGAGAGAAAAAAGCAGCACGTTTAGATAAGAAGGGAATAAAAAAACTAAGAAGCATCTTTAGGTTTATGCTTCCTTACAAAGGAACATTTACTGTAGGTATTATTAGTTTATTTTTTTCAAGTACAGTTCTACTGGCATTGCCTCGTTTAACAGGTGAACTTCTTGATACTGCTTTAGGGAATAGTACAATACCTTATTTAGAAAATCTAACACAAGTAGGGTTAGCATTAATGGCTGTACTTGTACTTCAAAGTATTTTTTCTTTCGCTAGAGTTTATTTCTTCGCGATTGTAAACGAAAATGCAATGGCTGATTTGAGAAGAGCTTTATATGAGAAATTCATGTCTCTTCCAATGTCCTTTTATGATAAAAATAGATCTGGAGAACTTTTCAGTAGAATTACATCTGATGTAGCCGTATTACAAGATACGTTTTCTACTACTTTAGCAGAATTATTTCGTCAGGTAGCAACATTAGTTTTGGGTATCATCATATTATTTACATTGAACTTTAAGTTGACAATGTTTATGATGTTGACTTTTCCTATTCTAATTATTGCTGCAATTATCTTTGGTAAATTCATTAGAAAATTATCAAAAGGAACACAAGATGCTTTAGCAGATACTAATATTATTGTTGAAGAAACGCTTCAGTCAATTGCTACTGTAAAGACATTCGCAAACGAGCATTTTGAAGTTACAAGATATGCTAACAATTTATTTAATGTAATTAAAATTGCTTTAAAGGCTGCAACATATAAAGGAGCTTTTATTTCATTCATCATTACTGTATTAATGGGTGGAATTATTGGTGTTCTTTGGTACGGCACATACATGGTTTCAACAGAAGAAATCACTGTAGGTAACCTAATTTCGTTT includes the following:
- a CDS encoding SpoVR family protein, which produces MDWVLKDLAEWNDKIEEIAQDLGLDYYPQEFEVCDYHDMLGYQSYVGMPSRYPHWSFGKSFEKQNTMYKLGMGGLAYEMVINSNPCLAYLMIDNPLAMQILVMAHVYGHNDFFKNNINFSHTRAEFALETFKLNAERIRSYVETPSIGYQGVEKILDAAHAISFHVDRNQRIVRLSEDQQRQQYFHHLNKEKENWDDLKNEEKEDDFIPALSEDLLLFILENSRFLQSWEKDILRIVREETLYFLPQMETKIMNEGWASFWHYTILHKLNLPPAMHVDFIRSHNQVIRPHVGGLNPYHIGFHLMQHLAGTKNSFEEGINPQIFDIRTIDRDSSFLRRFLTQDLMEELGLFEYEQNNGKVSVSNVSNDFKGWKEVRDTLIKQVGTGSIPIIKVKGVSPLSNALLLVHEFDGRELELGYVSKTMEHISTLWSQFPVHLETQVENQEVTCIYEKGNFRVESNSEEKESA
- a CDS encoding ABC transporter ATP-binding protein — encoded protein: MSRKDTGEKKAARLDKKGIKKLRSIFRFMLPYKGTFTVGIISLFFSSTVLLALPRLTGELLDTALGNSTIPYLENLTQVGLALMAVLVLQSIFSFARVYFFAIVNENAMADLRRALYEKFMSLPMSFYDKNRSGELFSRITSDVAVLQDTFSTTLAELFRQVATLVLGIIILFTLNFKLTMFMMLTFPILIIAAIIFGKFIRKLSKGTQDALADTNIIVEETLQSIATVKTFANEHFEVTRYANNLFNVIKIALKAATYKGAFISFIITVLMGGIIGVLWYGTYMVSTEEITVGNLISFVLYTMFIGGSIGGLGDIYGNIQKAVGATDRVEEILNAESEHQIDKENVPRLQGNISFKNVIFSYPTRKEIEVLKGVDLEINQGERVALVGKSGGGKSTIAQLLQRFYAIDSGDILIDGKSTQDYNLIGYRKHVGVVPQEVLLFGGSIEENIKYGNPEASKEEVIDAARKANALEFIESFPEGFDTLVGERGVKLSGGQRQRIAIARAILKDPAILILDEATSALDIESEKLVQDALETLMEGRTSLIIAHRLSTIRNADKIAVLESGKIKEIGKHDELMQNESGAYNKLIQLQEF